A genomic window from Schistocerca serialis cubense isolate TAMUIC-IGC-003099 chromosome 4, iqSchSeri2.2, whole genome shotgun sequence includes:
- the LOC126475520 gene encoding NADH dehydrogenase [ubiquinone] 1 beta subcomplex subunit 7: MGNAWALYVSDPQGTPQPMKEPSFDPLLGFPNGRKQRVMLATEEEMISAKIPPENRDYCAHLLIKYQACRADVWPWAYKCAHEKHAYMTCEFEDYVLRMKEYERERRLLQRQKRIAAKSHKEELEE; this comes from the exons ATGGGAAATGCGTGGGCTTTGTATGTGTCAGATCCTCAGGGTACTCCTCAGCCAATGAAAGAGCCTTCATTTGATCCGTTGCTTGGTTTCCCTAATGGGAGAAAACAGAGAG TGATGCTCGCCACTGAAGAAGAGATGATATCGGCCAAGATTCCACCAGAAAATCGTGATTACTGTGCTCATCTATTAATCAAGTACCAGGCTTGCAGAGCAGATGTTTGGCCATGGGCTTACAAATGTGCACATGAAAAGCATGCGTACATGACCTGTGAGTTTGAGGA CTATGTTCTTCGCATGAAAGAGTATGAACGAGAGAGGAGACTGCTGCAACGACAGAAGCGCATTGCTGCCAAGTCCCACAAAGAGGAATTAGAGGAATGA